In Deferribacteraceae bacterium V6Fe1, one genomic interval encodes:
- a CDS encoding glycogen-binding domain-containing protein, protein MKEILISQFIDDELTLSEKKEFVVNVKVDDTFYSETIEMLDSEILFRDKLNKKTPPQFHVEKYRGSRKFIHLAVAALFFIGLAFLGSKITANKPEAVSKNNIQKEYRFVIYNDSASNVELSGTFTNWHKIPMKRINNSNYWEITVPLTKGEHKYAIIADGQVLADPTSAFIEQDDFGNINSVLEV, encoded by the coding sequence ATGAAAGAGATTTTGATAAGCCAATTTATAGATGATGAACTTACACTGTCGGAGAAAAAGGAATTTGTAGTCAACGTAAAAGTGGATGATACCTTTTATTCTGAAACTATAGAGATGTTGGACTCTGAAATATTATTTAGGGATAAACTCAATAAAAAGACCCCTCCGCAATTTCATGTTGAAAAATATAGGGGATCACGCAAGTTTATTCATTTGGCAGTAGCTGCACTTTTTTTCATAGGGTTAGCATTTTTAGGGAGCAAAATAACTGCGAATAAACCTGAAGCTGTTAGCAAAAATAACATTCAAAAAGAATATAGATTTGTAATTTACAACGACAGTGCAAGCAATGTGGAGCTCTCCGGGACATTTACAAATTGGCATAAAATCCCAATGAAAAGAATAAATAACTCCAACTATTGGGAAATAACTGTCCCTCTTACCAAAGGGGAACACAAATATGCTATAATTGCTGACGGTCAAGTGTTGGCTGATCCCACATCCGCTTTTATAGAGCAGGATGACTTTGGAAATATAAATTCAGTTTTGGAGGTATAG
- a CDS encoding RNA polymerase sigma factor translates to MDKFQVFFDQTKKGFYHYLLSLTRDSALADDIFQETYFKILKKYKDKLSPMLLYKIGKNLFIDEYNRNKNHINTENITLSYEQTGSDNSMEADALLALLDDEEKKLFLMSAIDGLKYEEISTITGISVANIKVKIFRARKKIQNALKGG, encoded by the coding sequence ATGGATAAATTTCAGGTTTTTTTTGACCAAACGAAAAAAGGTTTCTACCATTACCTCCTTTCTCTGACAAGAGATAGTGCCCTTGCTGATGATATATTCCAAGAAACCTACTTCAAAATATTAAAAAAATATAAAGATAAGCTTTCCCCTATGCTCCTTTACAAGATTGGCAAAAATTTATTTATAGATGAATACAATAGAAATAAAAATCATATTAATACTGAAAATATAACATTATCATATGAACAAACAGGTAGTGATAATTCAATGGAAGCCGATGCTCTTTTGGCGCTGCTTGATGACGAAGAAAAAAAATTATTCCTAATGAGTGCGATAGATGGACTGAAGTATGAGGAGATAAGCACTATTACCGGAATTTCAGTCGCCAATATTAAGGTAAAAATTTTCAGGGCAAGAAAAAAAATACAAAATGCTTTAAAAGGAGGTTAG